In Daucus carota subsp. sativus chromosome 4, DH1 v3.0, whole genome shotgun sequence, one DNA window encodes the following:
- the LOC135151919 gene encoding ubiquitin-like-specific protease 1C, producing MLIPIFEEKHWSLVIICFLAEEEGVSPMLLHLDSYEYHQATKISEPIKWFLKQKWNNLKGESSDFPTVDTKTVEVPQQTNDYDCGLFVMYFMKLFLKQAPKRFKIQNLEMTEINLSKLLKQSAQASKIYASPT from the exons ATGCTTATTCCAATTTTCGAGGA AAAACATTGGAGCTTGGTAATTATCTGCTTTCTTGCCGAGGAAGAAGGCGTGAGTCCAATGTTGCTTCATTTGGATTCGTATGAATATCACCAGGCTACAAAAATTTCTGAACCAATTAAATG GTTTTTGAAACAAAAGTGGAACAACCTAAAAGGAGAAAGTTCAGATTTTCCAACCGTTGACACAAAAACAGTTGAGGTTCCTCAACAAACAAACGATTACGATTGTGGTCTGTTTGTTATGTATTTCATGAAGTTGTTTCTTAAACAAGCTCCAAAAAGATTCAAGATTCAAAATTTGGAAatg ACAGAAATCAACTTATCAAAGCTTTTGAAACAGTCTGCACAAGCTTCCAAAATCTACGCTTCACCCACCTAA
- the LOC135152114 gene encoding uncharacterized protein LOC135152114, with protein MNLHQGKNESLREYMNRFTKEALKVPDLDQKVAMIALQQGTTDDNFRRSLAKRAPDNMNDLQERAGKYIKAEESLRKSQSNQGPNTNFKKRGNDAEYNAENKYAKKDNDEKSPAKKKVGPRFTEYARLNAPRSQILMEIEKDESVRWPKPIRTDPEKRNKDLGKLSKFTKDGDKSYRDNDSRGRDNDDKRTQPRGPVINVISGGPTAAGTSSNSRKAYAREVMSIVGEPPKRAKIDYAMAFDNVDLEKVKFPHDDPLVITPVIGNSSVKRVLIDNGASVDILFYDAYEKMGYSDTQLTPSDMPIYGFNNVETKIEGMIQLPVTMGTEPRQATCMINFLVVKASSTYNAILGRTGIQAFKAIPSTYHMKIKFPTRNGIGEELGDQKMARSCYIGALRSGGTGGQVLPIEDLDVREEEERRGKPAEDLIPIPLYTEELEKVTYVGALLQEDLKQELVRFLRNNRDVFAWTAADMPGIDPLFMTHKLNVSPDRKPIK; from the exons atgaatttgcatcaaggtAAGAATGAATCACTCCGggagtatatgaatcgttttaccaaagaagccttgaaggtcccagacctagatcagaaggtagccatgattgcactccaGCAAGGTACCACTGATGACAATTTTCGCCGTTCTCTAGCCAAAAGAGCCCCTGATAATATGAATGActtacaagagagagccgggaagtatattaAGGCAGAGGAAAGCCTAAGGAAATCCCAGAGTAACCAAGGGCCGAACACTAACTTTAAGAAACGTGGGAATGATGCCGAGTATAACGCTGAGAACAAATATGCCAAAAAGGATAATGATGAGAAGtcgcctgctaaaaagaagGTAGGACCAAGGTTCACTGAATATGCTAGGCTCAACGCCCCGAGAAGTCAAATCCTAATGGAGATCGAAAAGGATGAGAGTGTCCGATGGCCGAAGCCCATAAGGACCGACCCCGAGAAACGAAACAAGGATTT AGGCAAGTTGTCCAAGTTCACTAAGGATGGAGACAAAAGTTATCGGGACAATGACAGCCGTGGAAGAGACAATGATGATAAGAGAACccagcctcgagggcctgtgaTTAACGTGATCTCCGGAGGGCCTACAGCTGCCGGAACCTCAAGTAACTCAAGGAAAGCTTATGCAAGGGAAGTAATGagtatagttggagaacccccaaagcgggcaaaaattgacTATGCAATGGCCTTCGATAACGTCGACCTCGAGAAGGTAAAGTTCCCCCATGATGACCCCTTAGTAATTACaccagtgattggaaactcgtccgtaaaaagagtgctcattgataatggagcctcggtggatatcttgttctatgatgcctatgaaaagatgggatacTCTGATACTCAACTAACACcctcggatatgcctatatatggcttcaacaatgtggaaaccaagattgaaggcatgatccaactccctgtaactatgggtaccgaacctAGACAAGCCACATGtatgataaatttcttggttGTTAAAGCCTCGTCgacctataatgccatccttgggaGGACGGGGATACAAGCTTTTAAGGCAATCCCGTccacttaccacatgaagattaaattcccaactaggaacggaattggaGAGGAGTTGggagatcagaaaatggcccgaagtTGTTACATCGGAGCGTTGAGATCCGGAGGAACTGGGGGGCAAGTACTACCCATAGAGGACCTCGATGTCCGAGAAGAGGAAGAAAGGAGAGGCAAGCCCGCCGAAGACTTGATTCCAATCCCATTGTATACTGAGGAACTCGAAAAGGTTACTTATGTTGGAGCCTTACTTCAGGAAGACTTGAAGCAAGAACTAgtgaggttcttgaggaacaATCGTGATGTTTTTGCTTGGACAGCGGCTGACATGCCAGGCATTGATCCCTTGTTCATGACTCATAAGTTGAATGTGAGTCCTGATAGGAAACCGATTAAGTAA